From Blattabacterium cuenoti:
GAATTATAGCTCCTATTCCTGGTAAAGGATCTATTGGAATCGAAATTCCAAATCATCACCATACCATCGTATATATGAAAAATATTCTTGAATCGGAAAAAATTTTTAAAAAAAGTCATCAAATGGAATTACCCATTTCATTAGGAAAAACTGTATTTAATGAAATTTTTATGATAGATTTGGCAAAAATGCCACATTTGCTTATAGCGGGATCTACTGGACAAGGAAAATCCGTAGGATTAAATTCTATGATTGTATTCTTGTTATATAACAAAAATTCAGAAGAGATCAAATTTATTTTAATTGATCCAAAAAAAGTAGAATTTTCTATATATAATAAAATTTCAAAATCTTATTTTGCGCTTCTACCTAATTATATAGATCCTATCATTACTCATTTACATGAAGTAATAGATGTATTAAATTCTTTATGTAAAGAGATGGATAACCGATATGTTATTTTGAAAAAAGCTATGGTAAGAAATATTCAAGAATATAATATAAAATATGAAAAAAAATATCATTTACCATATATAATCTTAATTATTGATGAATTTGCAGATTTAAGCCTTTCTTTTAAAAAAAAAGAAATAGAAATATATATTACCCGTTTATCACAATTATCCCGTGCTGTTGGCATTCATTTAATTATTGCTACACAACGTCCATCAGTAAATGTCATTACTGGATTAATTAAATCAAATTTTACCGCAAGAGTTTCCTTTAAAGTAAGTTCTAAAATAGATTCTATAACTATCCTAGACTCTACAGGAGCGGAAAAATTGATTGGTAGAGGAGATTCTTTATTTTATAATAAAAATGAATTAATACGGTTACAATGTCCTTTTATAGATATAAATGATATTCAAAAAATTATTAATTTTTATGGACAAAATAATTTTACAAAAAAAAAATACTTTTTTTTACCGGAACCAGATGCTAAATGAGGAAAATACTTAAATATATGCTAAAAATAAAAAAACTGGATCTATACATAATTCGTTTATTTATAGTTCCTTTTTTAGTCATTTTTTTTTCTGTTTTTTTTATATTAATTATTCAATTTTTTTGGAGTAAAATGGATGAATTGACAGGGAAAAATATTAATATTTTCATTATAATAAAATTTATATTTTATTTTGGAATTTCTATTATCCCTTTAGTCATGCCTATTTCTATTTTATTGACCTCTATTATGACTTATGGATTGATTTCAGAAAATCAAGAAATGAATATAATTAAATCTTCTGGAATATCCCTTTTTCGCATCATGAAACCTATTTTCCTTATAACATTATTATTATCCGTAGGGTTATATTTTTTTTCTGATTTTGCTATTCCAAAAGCAAAAAAAAAAGCCAAACAATTAGGATATCAAATTACCTTAGCTCTTCCATCTTTAAAATTAAAGGAAGGTATGTTTGTAAATATTTTTCCAAATTTTTTTATAAAAATAGATAAAAAATCAGGCCCAAATGGAAATTATCTTGATAATATATTCATTTTTTTTTATGGAAAAGATTTATTGATTAATACTATTTTTTCTAAAAATGGTATTTTAATCCCCAATAAAAAGGATGGATCTTTTATCATTAAACTAATGAATGGTTTTTTTTATAGTGAAAGTGTAACTACAAAAAAAACATTTTCCTATCAAATGATACATTTTGATACTTTTATTCAATATTTTAAAATTCCTTTCATGGAAGAAAAAATAAGAAATTTAGATTATTATGATTATTATAAAACCTTTAATACAAAAAAACTAATCGAACAAATACATTTTTTAAAAAAAGAAAAAAAACAATTGTCTTATAAATTTAAGAAAGAAAATTATGATTTTTTTTTTACTATTTACAATACTCCTAATAGGAGTAGGAATAGATACAGAAAAATCATAGATCATTTATCCTTTTTAATAAAAAAATTAAAATTTCAAAAAAAATTGATACAAGATAAAAAAAGAACTTTAGCAAAAATTCAATTAGAATTACAAAATAAATTTACATTCCCAGTAACATGCATTATCATGTTTCTTACTGGAGCCCCAATAGGGGCTATGATCAAAAAAGGAGGAATAGGTATTTCAAGTATAATGGCAATAACTTTATTCCTCATTTATTATATTTTACTGACCATTACACAACATAAAGGAGAAAAAGCGGAAATATGTCCATGGATAAGTGCATGGATCCCAAATTTAATTTTTTTTCCAATAAGTATATGGATTACTTATAAAACTGGAATGGATGATTTTTATAAAAAATCCTAATTTTTTTATAAAAATGGTATTTTAATACCCAAATAAAAGTATTATTGCGGTCTGGACGGGACTTGAACCCGCGACCCCATGCGTGACAGGCATGTATTCTAACCAACTGAACTACCAGACCTTAAAACATTAAATTAAGGAGTCCAATTTATTTTTGATATCTTCCTTAGAAGAAACTCCAATATGCATATCTTTTTTTTCTCCATTTTTAAAAAACAACATGGTAGGAATACTACGTATTCCATATTGAGAAGAAATTTTTGTATTTTTATCAACATTTAACTTTACGACCAATGCTTTTCCTTTATATTCAGTACATACATCTTCTAATATAGCAGATAAATTTCTACATGGAGCACACCATGGAGCCCAAAAATCTACTAAAATAGGCTTTTTTGATGATTTTAAAACCACTTTCTCAAAGTTTTCATCGTTTATTTCTTGTATCATACTTTTTTTTTACATTTATATAACAAATTTACCTTTTTTGTTTTAAAATTGAAAGTCTTTTAACAAACGTATGTAAATATCTATTCCATTGAATATTTCTGAAATTAAAACATACTCATTAGGTGTATGAGAACGAACGCTATCTCCTACACCCATTTTAATAGTTGGAAAGGACATAATACTTTGATCAGAAAGTGTAGGGGATCCATAAGTTTTTCTTCCTATCATTTTTGCTTTCAATACAATTGGATGATTTGTATTAATAAAAGAAGCATTAGAATGAAAAGAACGTGGTTTGATTTTAGAATGAATATTTTTTTGTATCATTTTAATTAATTCTTCATTAGTATATAATTCATTATTTCTAATATCTATAACAAAAGAGCAAAAATCAGGAATCATATTATGTTGTATGCCCCCTTGTATTTTCGTAACAGTTAAGGTTGGAATTCCTAGTAATTTTGATTTTTTCTTAAAATGCATATTTCTTAAATATTCTATATCTTTTGTAGCCATATAGATGGCATTAATCCCTATATCTCTTGCAGAATGTCCTGTTTTTCCTTCTGCTATACAATCTAATACGATTAATCCTTTTTCCGCAATAGCAACTTGCATATTTGTGGGTTCACCTATAATACCTAAATCTATCCATCCTAATTCAGGTAAAATAGATCGTACCCCTAATTTACCAGAAATTTCTTCTTCTGCAGTGATAGAAAGAACTAATCTATAAGGTAATACAGATAAACTACTTAAATATATAAAGGTAGAAATTAATGCCACAACGGAAGCGCCCGCATCATTACTTCCTAACCCTATTAATTTATCTTCTTTTTTTTTTATTTTAGCAATAAAAGGATCTGTTTTCCAATTCCCTCCTGGAGGGACAGTATCCTGATGAGAGTTTAATAAAATAGTACGAATATTTTTTTTTTTATTATAATTAGTATTTTCAGTCCATATATTATTAAATTTCCTTTGTATATAAAATCCATATTGTGAAATATAGTCCTCTATCAAAAAAGAAACTTTTTTTTCTTTTTTTGATAGAGATGGCGTATTGATTATTTTTATCAAAAGTTGTATCGCTTCTTTCTTTAAAAGAGACAAATTTACTATAGACATAAAATTGTTTTATGATTTTCATTTAAATTATCAGTATGCCCGATACTCACTTTCAATACTCCATTTTTTAATGCAAAAAAAGCATTTTCTAATTTTGTAATCATCCCATTTTTTACCGTATGATTCTTTTTTAGTATTTGAAATAAATTAAAATCTATTTTTTTATAATAAGATTCCGAATCCTGTAAATCTCGTAATACTCCCTTTTTTTCAAAACAAAAATGTAATTCTATTTCATCTCCTTCTTTTGTCAAAGATATAGCTATATATGAAGCTATAGTGTCTGCGTTAGTATTTAGAAGATCTCCTTTGCTATTATGAGTAATAGAACATAAAACAGGAACAATATTGTTATTTAAAATAAATTTGATAAAAGAGGTATTTATACTTTGTATATCACCTACATATCCATAATCAATATCATCTGTCTTACTACGAAAAGAAGAATTAATACAATTCATATCCGCTCCGCACAAACCTAAAGCATTACAATGATAAGATTGTAATTTAGCAACGATAGTTTTGTTGATAATTCCAGCATAGGTCATAACAACTATATCAAGAGTTTCTTTATCCGTAATCCTTCTCCCTTGTATAAATTTGGGCGTTATACCCATTTTATCAGAAATTATGTTTGCCTTACTACCTCCTCCATGAATTAATATCTTTTTTCCTGATAATTTCAAAAAAGATTTTAAAGAATGATTAAGAAATTCTGTATGATTAATTAAATTTCCTCCAATTTTTACTATATGGATTTTCATGATAAAGATTGTAATATTTTTAAAAAAATTATTTGTGAAGAATAAATTCTATTTTCTGCCTGTTTCAAAATAATGGAAGAAGGACTATCCAAAACAGAATCTTCCACCACCATATTTCTCCTTACCGGTAAACAATGCATAAATTTTGCATTATTAGTTAATTTCATTTTATTTTTAGTAATCATCCAATCAGTACTATGACAAAGTATTTTTCCATAATGTATATAACTACTCCAATTTTTTGCATATATAAAATCTGCATTTAAAAATGCTTCCTCTTGATTATATGTAGTATAAATTCCGTTAGAAAATTTTTTAGATAGATCGTACTTTTCTGGAAAAGTAATGGTTAAATCGATTTCTTTTATCTTAGATATCCATTGAACAAAGGAATTTGCTACAGACTGTGGTAATGGTTTGATATGAGGCGCCCAACTTAACACAACTTTACATTTTTTCTTATTATTATTTAAAAAAAAAGGGCTACATTCTACAATTGTCATCACATCTGCTAAAGACTGCAAAGGATGTAAGGTAGCACTTTCCATATTAATCACTGGAATTTTAGAATATGTCAATATTTTATTAAAAATTACTTCTTTATAATCATAATCTCTATCTATAAGATTAGGAAAAGTTCTTACGGCCATAATATCACAATATAGACTCATCACAGAAATAGCCTCCTTTAAATGTTCTTGAGTAGATTTCATAATATTTCCATCATTCATTTCAATTTTCCAAGAATCCTTATGAATATTTAATACCCAAATATTGCATCCTAAATTAAAAGCGGCCTTTTGACAACTAATTCTTGTACGTAAAGAAGGATTAAAAAAAACCAATCCAATTGTTTTATTTTTTCCAATATGATAAAACTTATATGGATTATTCTTCAAATCAATGGCTTCTTTAATCAGATCATACACATTAATAACATCTTCTACACTAAAAAAATTTTTCATAAATTTATTTATATTCATCCCAAGAAGTTATAAATAATTGATCCATAGATAAATTACAAAAAGCTTTAATAAAAGCTTTGGCTAAACGTGCGTTAGTTAATAGAGGAATATTAAAATCTATAGAATAACGTCTTATAGCATAATCATTATCTAATTCTGATTTACTTAAATTTTTTGGAATATTAATAATCAAATCAAATTTTCTATCCTTAATCAAATCAATCACATTAGGGTATTTTTTTACATTTGGCCAATGTACCCTTATAGAGGGAATTCCATAATCTGATAAAAAACTATTTGTTCCTTCTGTGGAAAACAAAATATATCTTTTATGATGCAAAAGTTTTACCATATCTAAAAGATCTAATTTAGATTCTATTGGCCCCCCAGATATAAGAATATTTTTTTTTGGAATAGTATACCCAACAGCAAGCATAGATTTTAAAATAGCTTCATCAAAAGTATATCCTAAACATCCTACTTCTCCAGTTGAAGTCATATCCACCCCCAAAACAGGATCTGCATCTTGTAAACGTGAAAAAGAAAATTGGGAAGCTTTAATTCCTAAAAAATTCATAGTAAAAAAATCAGGCTCCTTTTTTTTCTGTTTTTTTCCAATAAGTACTTTTGTAGCTAAAGTTATCATATTAAAATGAGATACTTTTGATACAAAAGGAAAACTTCTGGAGGCTCTCAAATTACATTCAATAACTTTTATTTCATTATCTTTAGATAAAAATTGAATATTAAAAGGTCCAGATATATTAAAATATTGAGATATTTTTTTAGATATACGGACAATTTCCTTTAATGTAGATAAATATAAATTCTGCGGAGGATATACTAATGTGGCATCTCCTGAATGTACACCTGCAAATTCTACATGTTCAGATATAGCATAATATAAAATATCTCCATTTTGAGAAACAGCATCTAATTCAATTTCTTTAGAGTTTTTTATAAATTCTGTGATCACTAATGGTTTATCAAAAGATATCGATTTATTATCCATCAGATAAGACTGAAGTTCTTCATAATTAGAAATCACATTCATATGCGCACCTGAAAGAACATAAGAAGGTCTAACTAATATCGGATAATCAACTTTTTCTACAAATTTATAAATTTGATCAAAATCTGATAATTCTTTCCATCTAGGTTGTTTTATACCTAAATCATCCATCGCATGGGAAAATTTGTATCTATTTTCTACTTTGTCTATAGAAATAGGAGATGTTCCTAAAATATTTACTTTTTGTTCATAAAGTTTTAAAACTAAATTATTAGGAATTTGACCACCCATAGAAACTATTGTCCCTTTTGGTTTTTCTACATCTATAATGTCTAAGACACGTTCTAAAGTAAGTTCTTCAAAATATAATCTATCACAAATATCAAAATCTGTACTTACTGTTTCTGGATTGTAATTAATCATGATGGATCTATAAGATTCTTTATGAATCGCATTTAATGTATTTACACAACACCAATCAAATTCGACACTACTTCCAATTCTATACACACCAGATCCTAAAGTAATTACGGATTTTTGATCTTCTTCATAAATTATGTCATGTTGAATAGCATGATAAGTTAAATACAAATAATTGGTATGTGCTGGATATTCAGAAGCTAAAGTATCAATTTGTCTTACATAGGGAACAATGTTTTTTTCCTTTCTATATTTTCTGATTTTTTTTTCCATATCATAAATACTATCTTTCTCTTTATTATTCTTTATAATCATCGCTATTTGTAAATCAGAAAAACCTTCTTTTTTAGCTTTTTGTAATAATTTCTTTGGAAGATCCTTACAATCATTATAAAAAGAAATCTTTTTTTTTGTTTTAAAAATGTTTTCCAATTGGTATAAAAACCATAAATCAATCTTGGTAAGATCATGTATTTCTTGAATAGAAATTCCTTTTTCTAAAGCTTCTTCTAAAAATATAACTCTTTGATAGGTCGGTTTTTTCAAAGCTTCTTTAAGTAAAAGAGTAGATCCTATTTTTTTTGTATTTTTTGAATTTATAAACCCTAACATTCCAATATCTAACATACGAATTCCTTTTTGTAAAGCCTCTTCAAAAGATCCTCCAATCGCCATGACTTCTCCTACACTTTTCATACTACTTCCAATTCTATTAGAAACTCCATAAAATTTTTGTAAATCCCATCTTGGAATTTTGCATACTACATAATCTAATGCGGGTTCAAAAAAAGAAGAAGTAGTCTTATTTACAGAATTTTTCAATTCTGGTAATCCATATCCTATAGCTAATTTTGCAGCAACAAAAGCTAATGGGTATCCAGTAGCTTTAGAAGCAAGAGCGCTAGAACGAGAAAGACGAGCGTTAATTTCAATTACACGATAATCTTCCGATTTAGGATCTAATGCAAATTGTACATTACATTCTCCAACTATTTCAAAATCTCTCGCGATATCTAGAGATAATTTTCTTAAAAAAAAATATTCTGAATGATTTAAAGTTTGCGAAGGTGCTACTACAATACTTTCCCCTGTATGAATTCCTATAGGATCAAAATTTTCCATATTACATACGGAAATACAATTATTGTAATTATCTCTAACTATTTCATATTCAATCTCTTTCCATCCATCTAAAAATTCTTCTATAACAACTTGAGAAGAGTAAGAAAAAGCCTTACTGACTATTTTTTTTAAATCCTTAATATTATAAACCAAGCCACTTCCTAATCCTCCAAGAGTATAAGCAGATCTAATAAGAATAGGAAAACCTATTTGAAAAGAATAGGAGATGGCATGATCGATAGAATTTACTACAAAACTTTTTGTCGTTTTTATATTCATACGATTTAACCTATTTCTAAAAAGATTTCTATCTTCACTTTGAATAATAGATTCCATAGACGTACCTAAAACTTTCATTTTATATTTTTCTATGATTCCTTTTTGAAATAGTTCCACGCCACAATTTAATGCCGTTTGCCCACCAAAAGAAAGTAAAATCCCTTTAGGCCTTTCCTTTTCAATAACCCCTTTTATAAAAAAAAAAGTCAGAGGAAGAAAATATACTTTATCAGCAATTTCTTTCGAAGTTTGAACAGTAGCAATATTCGGATTAATTAATATTGTATAAATACCCTCCTCTTTCAGTGCTTTTAAAGCTTGAGTCCCAGAATAATCAAATTCACCAGCTTCTCCTATTTTTAAAGCTCCGGATCCCAAAATCAGTACTTTATCTATTTTCATATTATAATATTCTTTAATGATTTTTTCTTATAATAGAATTGATAAAAATATCAAATAAAAATTCGGTATCTCTAGGTCCACTAGAGGACTCTGGATGAAATTGTACTGAAAAAAAAGGTTTCCATTTATGGATGATTCCTTCACAAGTATTATCATTTAAATTTTTAAAAAAAATTTTCCATTCCCTATCAATCTTAATAGGGTTCAAAACATATCCATGATTTTGTGATGTAATAAAATTTTGTCCTTTTTCTAATAATAAAACTGGTTGATTATGTCCTCTATGTGCATATTCCAATTTATAAGTATCTCCTCCCGCAGCAAGACCTAAAAGTTGATTTCCTAAACATATTCCAAAGATAGGAGTCTCTTTTTTAAGAGCCTTACGAAGATATAATATGGGTTTTTCATAAATTTTAGGATTTCCAGGCCCATTAGAAAGAACTAATCCGTCATATTGGTCTTTTGTAAAATCATAATCCCATGGAACTCTTATAATTGTACAATTTCTACGCAATAAACAACGTAAAATATTATTTTTTAATCCAAAATCTACAAGTAATACTTGATATTTTCCATTTCCATATATAATTTTTTTATCAGTAGAAACTTTTTGAGAAAGATTATCTTTATTAGGATCATAAAAAGGAAGATCTTCTTTTTCTATGACAATTTTTCCTAACATAGACCCTCCTTTTTTTCTAAGTTTTTTTGCAATAAATCTGGTATCTATATCATATAATCCAGGGACTCCATGTTCTTCTAACCAATCCGATAGGTTTTTATACATATTCCAATGATACGGACGTTTTGAATAATACGAAATAATTAGTCCGGATACTTGAACTTTATCGGATTCATAAAATTTATGAATTTTTTCATTAAAATATGGATATGGAACTCCATAATTTCCTATGATTGGATAAGTAAAAGTCAAAATTTGACCTTTATAAGAGGGATCTGTTAGACTTTCCGTATACCCAGTCATAGATGTATTAAAGACAACCTCTCCAGAGGAGGATGTTTTTGCTCCAAAATGAGATGCTTTATACCTTGTTCCATCTTCCAGTATCAGCATAGCTATTCTTTTATTTTTCATTTTTTTCTATATAGAATAAAGCTTTTTTTAGTTTTTTAATAAATAATTTTATATGATAAATGTTTATGCTTAGTGGAGGTAGTAATCGTAATACATAAGGATTATTAGAAGTTCCAACAAATACTTTTTCTTTATAAACTAAAATATTTTTTAAATTTTTAATAGTAAAATTAAATTCTAACCCTAACATCAGACCTCTTCCTCTTATTTTTTTTATTTGAGGAATTTTTTGTAATTTTTGCAACAGTATATTTCCCATTGTTTTTGCATTTTCAATTAAATTTTCTTTTTTAATAATTTCTAATACGGAAATACCAGCTGTACAAGCTAAATGATTACCTCCAAATGTAGTGCCTAACATCCCATGATATGGATGAAATTTAGGATGTATCAAAACTCCTCCTATGGGAAATCCATTGCCCATTCCTTTAGCAATAGTAATTAAATCTGGTTGTATCGGATATAAATGATGAGAAAAAAAAGATCCAGTTCTTCCATATCCACTTTGAATTTCATCAATAATCAAAATAGTATCATATTTTTTACAAAGGTCCCAAACTGTACAAAAAAAATTGTACCCAGGATCTATAATTCCAGATACCCCTTGTATCCCTTCCGTGATAACAGCACAAATATCTCCATTTTTTAATTTTTTTTCTAAAGAAGTAAAATCTTTATAATCCATCAGGATAGTTTTATGTTGAGCATTAAAAGGAGATACTATTTTATAATTATCTGTTATAGAACAACTTCCGCTAGTTCTACCATGAAACCCACCCCTAAAAAAAATAACTTTTTTTTTCCCTGTATGAAAAGAAGCTATTTTTAATGCATTTTCATTAGATTCCGTTCCAGAATTACAAATAAATAATGAATAATTATCATATCCTGAAATTATTCCCAATAAATTCGCTAATTTTTTTTGTTGATCAATAAATACACTATTTGAATAATAAGATATTTTATGAATTTGTTGGATTAATGATTGAATATAATATGGATGAGAATGACCAATTGAAATAACTGCATGTCCTCCATAAAAATCTAAATATCTATTTCCTTTTTTATCATAAATATATACTCCTTTACTTTTTTTTAATTCGATATTTAGAATCGGATAAACGTCAAATAATTCCATTTTTTAGAAACGGATAGATTTTAATTTTAAACCACAAGTTTCTTCTAAATTGAAGAGAAGATTCATATTTTGTATAGCTTGACCGGAAGCGCCTTTTATAAGATTATCTATAATACTGATAATAATGATTTTATTTTTTTCTTTCATAAGATGTAAAATACACTTATTAGTATTAATTACTTGTTTCATATCAATATTGATATCGGAAATTTTTACAAAAGGGTGGTTTTTATAAAATATTTTATAAATATCCTGATTTTTTTCTAAAGAATAATTAGAATCCGTATATACTGTTGCTATAATTCCTCTAGAAAAATTTCCTCTATAAGGGATAAAATATATTTCAGAAGAAAAATTTTTTTGTAATTTATGAATAGTTTGTGTAATTTCTTGTAAATGCTGATGTTTAAATATTTTATAAGTAGAAATATTATTATTTCTCCAACTAAATTGATTTGTATCACTAATTTGTTTTCCAGATCCTGTGGATCCAGTTATAGAACTAATATGTATATTATTTTTTAATAAATTACCTTTTGCTAAAGGTAATAATGCTAAAAGAATAGCCGTAGCAAAACATCCTGGATTTGCAATATTATTTGATTGTTTTATGATATCTTTTTGTAATTCTGGTAGTCCATATATAAATTTTCTACCTTGAAATACAGATTTATTCATATTTCTAAAATCTTGACTAAGATCAATTACTTTTACTTTATTGTGTAAGTATTTTAATTCTTTTATAGATTTTCCATGTCCGGAACAAAGAAATACTATATCAATTTTATTACTTATGAATGAATCAGTGAACTTCATATCCTCTATTTCCCCTATTAAATCTGTATGAATCGAATGAATATATTCTCCTGCTTTACTTCTGCTAAGTACACTATTAATTCGTACTTTTGGATGATGAATGATTAATCTAATTAATTCTCCAGCAGTATATCCAGTTCCTCCTATAATACCGATTTCAATCATGATTTTTTTTTATTTAAATTATGGTAAATTTTCATTTGATTGCTCAATATTTTTGTAAAACCTTTCACATCTTCTGCTGTCCAAGCATAATTCATTTCTCCATATTTAGCCATATTGGATTCCATCAAATCAAAATCAGATTTAATTCCAACTAAATGAAATCTATATGGATATAAAATGATCTGTACGGTTCCAGTTAATCGTTCTTGTGTACTACTTAAAAAAATTTCTATGTTCCGCATAACAGGATCTAAATATTGAGCTTCATGAAGTAACATTCCATACCAATTGGATAATTTTTCTTTCCAATATAATTGCCATTTTGTAAGAATATGTTTTTCTAATAAATGATGTGCTTTAATAATTATAATTGCTGCTGAAGCTTCAAAAGCTACTCTTCCTTTAATACCTAAAATAGTGTCTCCTATATG
This genomic window contains:
- a CDS encoding LptF/LptG family permease is translated as MLKIKKLDLYIIRLFIVPFLVIFFSVFFILIIQFFWSKMDELTGKNINIFIIIKFIFYFGISIIPLVMPISILLTSIMTYGLISENQEMNIIKSSGISLFRIMKPIFLITLLLSVGLYFFSDFAIPKAKKKAKQLGYQITLALPSLKLKEGMFVNIFPNFFIKIDKKSGPNGNYLDNIFIFFYGKDLLINTIFSKNGILIPNKKDGSFIIKLMNGFFYSESVTTKKTFSYQMIHFDTFIQYFKIPFMEEKIRNLDYYDYYKTFNTKKLIEQIHFLKKEKKQLSYKFKKENYDFFFTIYNTPNRSRNRYRKIIDHLSFLIKKLKFQKKLIQDKKRTLAKIQLELQNKFTFPVTCIIMFLTGAPIGAMIKKGGIGISSIMAITLFLIYYILLTITQHKGEKAEICPWISAWIPNLIFFPISIWITYKTGMDDFYKKS
- the trxA gene encoding thioredoxin codes for the protein MIQEINDENFEKVVLKSSKKPILVDFWAPWCAPCRNLSAILEDVCTEYKGKALVVKLNVDKNTKISSQYGIRSIPTMLFFKNGEKKDMHIGVSSKEDIKNKLDSLI
- a CDS encoding M20 family metallo-hydrolase is translated as MSIVNLSLLKKEAIQLLIKIINTPSLSKKEKKVSFLIEDYISQYGFYIQRKFNNIWTENTNYNKKKNIRTILLNSHQDTVPPGGNWKTDPFIAKIKKKEDKLIGLGSNDAGASVVALISTFIYLSSLSVLPYRLVLSITAEEEISGKLGVRSILPELGWIDLGIIGEPTNMQVAIAEKGLIVLDCIAEGKTGHSARDIGINAIYMATKDIEYLRNMHFKKKSKLLGIPTLTVTKIQGGIQHNMIPDFCSFVIDIRNNELYTNEELIKMIQKNIHSKIKPRSFHSNASFINTNHPIVLKAKMIGRKTYGSPTLSDQSIMSFPTIKMGVGDSVRSHTPNEYVLISEIFNGIDIYIRLLKDFQF
- the argB gene encoding acetylglutamate kinase, with the protein product MKIHIVKIGGNLINHTEFLNHSLKSFLKLSGKKILIHGGGSKANIISDKMGITPKFIQGRRITDKETLDIVVMTYAGIINKTIVAKLQSYHCNALGLCGADMNCINSSFRSKTDDIDYGYVGDIQSINTSFIKFILNNNIVPVLCSITHNSKGDLLNTNADTIASYIAISLTKEGDEIELHFCFEKKGVLRDLQDSESYYKKIDFNLFQILKKNHTVKNGMITKLENAFFALKNGVLKVSIGHTDNLNENHKTILCL
- a CDS encoding Rossmann-fold NAD(P)-binding domain-containing protein: MKNFFSVEDVINVYDLIKEAIDLKNNPYKFYHIGKNKTIGLVFFNPSLRTRISCQKAAFNLGCNIWVLNIHKDSWKIEMNDGNIMKSTQEHLKEAISVMSLYCDIMAVRTFPNLIDRDYDYKEVIFNKILTYSKIPVINMESATLHPLQSLADVMTIVECSPFFLNNNKKKCKVVLSWAPHIKPLPQSVANSFVQWISKIKEIDLTITFPEKYDLSKKFSNGIYTTYNQEEAFLNADFIYAKNWSSYIHYGKILCHSTDWMITKNKMKLTNNAKFMHCLPVRRNMVVEDSVLDSPSSIILKQAENRIYSSQIIFLKILQSLS
- the carB gene encoding carbamoyl-phosphate synthase (glutamine-hydrolyzing) large subunit, whose protein sequence is MKIDKVLILGSGALKIGEAGEFDYSGTQALKALKEEGIYTILINPNIATVQTSKEIADKVYFLPLTFFFIKGVIEKERPKGILLSFGGQTALNCGVELFQKGIIEKYKMKVLGTSMESIIQSEDRNLFRNRLNRMNIKTTKSFVVNSIDHAISYSFQIGFPILIRSAYTLGGLGSGLVYNIKDLKKIVSKAFSYSSQVVIEEFLDGWKEIEYEIVRDNYNNCISVCNMENFDPIGIHTGESIVVAPSQTLNHSEYFFLRKLSLDIARDFEIVGECNVQFALDPKSEDYRVIEINARLSRSSALASKATGYPLAFVAAKLAIGYGLPELKNSVNKTTSSFFEPALDYVVCKIPRWDLQKFYGVSNRIGSSMKSVGEVMAIGGSFEEALQKGIRMLDIGMLGFINSKNTKKIGSTLLLKEALKKPTYQRVIFLEEALEKGISIQEIHDLTKIDLWFLYQLENIFKTKKKISFYNDCKDLPKKLLQKAKKEGFSDLQIAMIIKNNKEKDSIYDMEKKIRKYRKEKNIVPYVRQIDTLASEYPAHTNYLYLTYHAIQHDIIYEEDQKSVITLGSGVYRIGSSVEFDWCCVNTLNAIHKESYRSIMINYNPETVSTDFDICDRLYFEELTLERVLDIIDVEKPKGTIVSMGGQIPNNLVLKLYEQKVNILGTSPISIDKVENRYKFSHAMDDLGIKQPRWKELSDFDQIYKFVEKVDYPILVRPSYVLSGAHMNVISNYEELQSYLMDNKSISFDKPLVITEFIKNSKEIELDAVSQNGDILYYAISEHVEFAGVHSGDATLVYPPQNLYLSTLKEIVRISKKISQYFNISGPFNIQFLSKDNEIKVIECNLRASRSFPFVSKVSHFNMITLATKVLIGKKQKKKEPDFFTMNFLGIKASQFSFSRLQDADPVLGVDMTSTGEVGCLGYTFDEAILKSMLAVGYTIPKKNILISGGPIESKLDLLDMVKLLHHKRYILFSTEGTNSFLSDYGIPSIRVHWPNVKKYPNVIDLIKDRKFDLIINIPKNLSKSELDNDYAIRRYSIDFNIPLLTNARLAKAFIKAFCNLSMDQLFITSWDEYK
- the carA gene encoding glutamine-hydrolyzing carbamoyl-phosphate synthase small subunit; this encodes MKNKRIAMLILEDGTRYKASHFGAKTSSSGEVVFNTSMTGYTESLTDPSYKGQILTFTYPIIGNYGVPYPYFNEKIHKFYESDKVQVSGLIISYYSKRPYHWNMYKNLSDWLEEHGVPGLYDIDTRFIAKKLRKKGGSMLGKIVIEKEDLPFYDPNKDNLSQKVSTDKKIIYGNGKYQVLLVDFGLKNNILRCLLRRNCTIIRVPWDYDFTKDQYDGLVLSNGPGNPKIYEKPILYLRKALKKETPIFGICLGNQLLGLAAGGDTYKLEYAHRGHNQPVLLLEKGQNFITSQNHGYVLNPIKIDREWKIFFKNLNDNTCEGIIHKWKPFFSVQFHPESSSGPRDTEFLFDIFINSIIRKNH